Proteins from a single region of Allocatelliglobosispora scoriae:
- a CDS encoding SGNH/GDSL hydrolase family protein, producing MDDYSSSREARDPFCLQAGEAAALLAGHPWKRFVVIGDSVASGIGDRVDGYSPLPWCDRIAAELAANSDDFIYLNLGRRELKAAEVREQQLDDALRFAPDLALVVCGGNDALPSAYKSEVVDAEISAMVTALREAGADVITIGMFNVAYAPVIREAVRHLVSARMLRLSDSTAQLGARLGTIHVNMTGHPAQTDPAMYSEDGLHGNLRSHAICAAETIRGLGAHLGNSFSAGVAVRDRLAMMWAAPVLASIAGRMDVMNLLSGWAAA from the coding sequence ATGGATGACTACTCATCGTCTCGCGAGGCGCGCGACCCGTTCTGCCTACAGGCGGGCGAGGCTGCGGCGCTGCTGGCGGGCCACCCCTGGAAGCGTTTCGTCGTCATCGGCGACAGCGTCGCCTCGGGCATCGGCGACCGGGTCGACGGTTACTCACCGCTGCCCTGGTGCGATCGCATCGCCGCCGAGCTCGCGGCGAACAGCGATGACTTCATCTACCTCAATCTGGGCCGGCGCGAGCTCAAAGCAGCGGAGGTACGCGAACAGCAGCTCGACGACGCACTCCGCTTCGCACCGGACCTGGCGCTGGTGGTCTGCGGCGGCAACGACGCGCTGCCCTCGGCGTACAAGTCGGAGGTCGTCGACGCGGAGATCAGCGCGATGGTGACCGCGCTGCGCGAGGCCGGCGCGGATGTCATCACGATCGGGATGTTCAACGTCGCCTACGCGCCGGTGATCCGCGAGGCGGTCCGGCACCTGGTGAGCGCGCGGATGCTGCGGCTGTCGGACAGCACGGCCCAGCTCGGCGCCCGGCTCGGCACGATCCACGTCAACATGACCGGCCACCCCGCCCAGACCGACCCGGCGATGTACAGCGAGGACGGGCTCCACGGCAACCTGCGCAGCCACGCGATCTGCGCGGCGGAGACGATCAGGGGCCTCGGCGCGCACCTCGGCAACAGCTTCTCGGCCGGCGTTGCGGTCCGGGACCGGCTCGCGATGATGTGGGCGGCCCCCGTCCTGGCGAGCATCGCCGGGCGGATGGACGTGATGAACCTGCTGAGTGGGTGGGCGGCCGCCTGA
- the rfbB gene encoding dTDP-glucose 4,6-dehydratase, whose amino-acid sequence MLVTGGAGFIGANFVHHTVENHPEYEVCVLDALTYAGDRNTLSSVADQVEFVHGDICDTEVVDRLVERADVIVHFAAESHVDNSLHNPEPFIRSNIIGTFTLLEALRKHGGRFHHISTDEVFGDLPLQGTEKFTEETPYDPSSPYSASKAGSDMLVRAWARSFGVAATISNCANNYGSFQHVEKFIPRQITNLLGDARPKLYGAGENVREWTHVDDHNAAVHLILSQGKLGETYLIGSGDERSNKEIMELLLGLMGLEPDAYDHVSDRPGHDLRYSNDSTKIRTELGWQPIYGDLREGLAATIEWYRENGWWWQPQKAATEAKYQVLGR is encoded by the coding sequence ATGCTCGTGACCGGCGGGGCCGGCTTTATCGGTGCGAACTTTGTCCACCACACGGTCGAGAACCACCCGGAATATGAGGTCTGCGTCCTTGACGCCCTCACCTACGCCGGTGACCGGAACACGCTCTCCTCGGTCGCGGATCAGGTGGAGTTCGTGCACGGCGACATCTGCGACACCGAGGTGGTCGACCGCCTCGTGGAGCGCGCGGACGTGATCGTGCACTTCGCGGCGGAGTCGCACGTCGACAACTCCCTGCACAACCCCGAGCCGTTCATCCGCAGCAACATCATCGGCACGTTCACGCTGCTGGAGGCGCTGCGCAAGCACGGCGGCCGGTTCCACCACATCTCCACCGACGAGGTCTTCGGCGACCTGCCGCTGCAGGGCACGGAGAAGTTCACCGAAGAGACGCCCTATGACCCGTCGAGTCCCTATTCGGCGTCGAAGGCCGGTTCGGACATGCTCGTCCGGGCCTGGGCGCGGTCGTTCGGGGTGGCGGCGACGATCTCCAACTGCGCCAACAACTACGGCTCCTTCCAGCACGTCGAGAAGTTCATCCCCCGGCAGATCACCAACCTGCTCGGCGACGCGCGGCCCAAGCTCTACGGCGCGGGGGAGAACGTGCGCGAGTGGACCCACGTCGACGACCACAACGCGGCGGTGCACCTCATCCTGTCGCAGGGCAAGCTCGGCGAGACCTACCTGATCGGCTCCGGCGACGAGCGCAGCAACAAGGAGATCATGGAGCTGCTGCTGGGCCTGATGGGCCTGGAGCCCGACGCCTACGACCACGTCTCGGACCGGCCGGGTCACGACCTGCGCTACTCCAACGACTCGACGAAGATCCGCACCGAGCTCGGGTGGCAGCCGATCTACGGCGACCTGCGCGAGGGCCTCGCCGCGACGATCGAGTGGTACCGGGAGAACGGCTGGTGGTGGCAGCCGCAGAAGGCCGCCACCGAGGCCAAGTACCAGGTGCTCGGCCGCTAG
- a CDS encoding alpha-ketoacid dehydrogenase subunit beta encodes MAILSYGKALQRALRDEMGLDDQVLVLGEDIRVGVNNVTTGLLAKFGEERVIDTPLSEQAFTSFATGLAMAGLRPVIEFQIPSLLFLVFEQIANQAHKFSLMTGGQTRIPVTYFVPGSGSKTGWAGQHSDHPYSLFAHVGVKTVVPATPSDAYGLFVTAIRDDDPVVIFAPAGALHLREDVDIASLAPVPLGVGRVHRPGDDVTVVAVGHLVQVALDAAELLADQISVEVFDPRTLHPFDWAGLAASLEKTGRLVVIDDSNRFCGLGAEVIATAAEGMRLTTPPKRVTRPDGAVLPFARDLDMALQPGSGQLINAIQEVVKAAR; translated from the coding sequence ATGGCGATTCTCTCCTACGGCAAGGCACTTCAGCGGGCGCTCCGCGACGAGATGGGGCTCGACGATCAGGTCCTCGTGCTCGGCGAGGACATCCGGGTCGGCGTCAACAACGTCACGACCGGGCTGCTGGCGAAGTTCGGCGAGGAGCGGGTCATCGACACGCCCCTCTCGGAGCAGGCCTTCACCAGCTTCGCCACCGGCCTGGCGATGGCCGGGCTGCGGCCGGTGATCGAGTTCCAGATCCCGTCGCTGCTCTTCCTCGTCTTCGAGCAGATCGCCAACCAGGCGCACAAGTTCTCGCTGATGACGGGTGGGCAGACCCGGATTCCGGTGACCTATTTCGTGCCGGGTTCCGGGTCCAAGACCGGGTGGGCCGGGCAGCACTCCGACCACCCCTACAGCCTCTTCGCCCACGTCGGGGTCAAGACGGTGGTCCCGGCGACGCCGTCGGACGCCTACGGTCTGTTCGTCACCGCCATCCGCGACGACGACCCGGTGGTGATCTTCGCACCGGCCGGGGCGCTCCACCTGCGCGAGGATGTCGACATCGCCTCGCTGGCGCCGGTGCCGCTCGGGGTCGGCCGGGTGCACCGCCCCGGCGACGACGTCACCGTGGTGGCGGTCGGGCACCTGGTGCAGGTCGCGCTGGACGCGGCGGAGCTGCTCGCCGATCAGATCTCGGTCGAGGTGTTCGACCCGCGTACGCTGCACCCCTTCGACTGGGCCGGGCTCGCGGCGTCCCTGGAGAAGACGGGACGGCTCGTCGTGATCGACGACTCCAACCGCTTCTGCGGCCTGGGTGCCGAGGTGATCGCGACGGCGGCCGAGGGGATGCGGCTGACGACGCCGCCCAAGCGCGTGACCAGGCCCGACGGGGCGGTACTGCCGTTCGCCCGCGACCTGGACATGGCGCTGCAGCCCGGGTCCGGCCAGCTGATCAACGCCATCCAAGAGGTGGTCAAGGCAGCCCGCTGA
- a CDS encoding thiamine pyrophosphate-dependent dehydrogenase E1 component subunit alpha: MSIDATLYRTIRLIRRFEERAIELVNTGEIVGGIHPYIGQEAIAAGVCAALRDTDIITSTHRGHGHVLAKGADPVRMLAELCGRVTGLNQGRGGSMHAADFGLGIYGANGIVGAGGAIAVGAAWAKRRQGHDTVSVSFFGDGAVNQGVLLEAFNLAALWRVPTLFICENNGYATTLTTEAAIAGSITERATAFGIPAITVDGMDAHAVLDATRTAVELARSGGGPSFVECRTYRFDAHHTWEHKARVRYRPVEEMETGRLRDPMEIQGALLDPATRAEIDAEIEELLEHAVDFARSSASPDPARAMDYLYATGPLGRDGTGLAVA, from the coding sequence ATGAGCATCGATGCAACGCTCTACCGGACGATCCGGCTGATCCGGCGCTTCGAGGAGCGCGCGATCGAGCTGGTCAACACCGGTGAGATCGTCGGCGGCATCCACCCCTACATCGGGCAGGAGGCGATCGCGGCGGGCGTCTGCGCCGCGCTGCGCGACACCGACATCATCACCAGCACCCACCGGGGCCACGGCCACGTGCTCGCCAAGGGCGCCGACCCGGTCCGGATGCTCGCCGAGCTCTGCGGCCGCGTCACCGGTCTCAATCAGGGCCGCGGCGGCTCGATGCACGCGGCCGACTTCGGACTCGGCATCTACGGCGCCAACGGCATCGTCGGCGCGGGCGGCGCGATCGCCGTCGGCGCGGCCTGGGCCAAGCGCCGCCAGGGGCACGACACCGTCTCCGTGAGCTTCTTCGGCGACGGCGCGGTCAACCAGGGCGTGCTGCTGGAGGCCTTCAACCTCGCCGCGCTCTGGCGCGTCCCGACGCTGTTCATCTGCGAAAACAACGGGTACGCCACCACGCTCACCACCGAGGCCGCGATCGCCGGTTCGATCACCGAGCGGGCCACCGCCTTCGGCATCCCCGCGATCACCGTGGACGGCATGGACGCACACGCCGTCCTCGACGCCACCCGGACCGCGGTCGAGCTGGCGCGCTCCGGCGGCGGCCCGTCGTTCGTGGAGTGCCGGACCTACCGCTTCGACGCGCACCACACCTGGGAGCACAAGGCCCGGGTGCGCTACCGCCCCGTCGAGGAGATGGAGACCGGACGGCTGCGCGACCCGATGGAGATCCAGGGCGCCCTGCTCGACCCGGCCACCCGCGCGGAGATCGACGCCGAGATCGAGGAACTGCTCGAACACGCGGTGGACTTCGCTCGATCGAGCGCTTCCCCGGACCCCGCGCGGGCGATGGATTATCTCTACGCGACCGGACCGCTCGGTCGCGACGGCACAGGGTTGGCGGTGGCCTGA
- a CDS encoding methyltransferase: MAEPPARKRLLGILAGSWTAQGIYALVRLGIPELLADGPRPATELADECAADPQALTRLLRALALTGLVAQPSPGVFGLTATSELLRADVPGSVRLNALMQGDEVFRAFAEIMHTMRNGRPSFEHVFGKPFYDYLDDNPDAAAIFNESMGDQRPPEALTGCDLSGAEHVIDVGGGNGVLLEALLTEHPGLRGTLVELPDACRLATERFTAAGVADRAEVVAGSFFDGVPAGGDVYVLARVLHNWADERAHEILRNCRAAMATGARLIVLEEFTPGFVDLLMLVTMEGRDRTADEYGELLGKAGFEVTAVRDGVLEARAA; this comes from the coding sequence ATGGCCGAGCCCCCCGCCCGCAAGCGACTCCTCGGCATCCTCGCCGGCAGCTGGACCGCCCAGGGCATCTACGCGCTGGTCCGCCTCGGCATCCCCGAGCTGCTCGCCGACGGTCCCCGCCCGGCCACCGAGCTGGCCGACGAGTGCGCCGCCGATCCGCAGGCGCTCACCCGGCTGCTGCGAGCCCTCGCGCTGACCGGGCTCGTGGCCCAGCCCTCCCCCGGTGTCTTCGGCCTCACCGCCACCAGCGAGCTGCTCCGCGCCGACGTGCCGGGATCGGTCCGGCTCAACGCCCTCATGCAGGGCGACGAGGTGTTCCGGGCCTTCGCCGAGATCATGCACACGATGCGGAACGGCCGGCCCTCCTTCGAACACGTCTTCGGCAAGCCGTTCTACGACTACCTCGACGACAACCCCGACGCCGCGGCGATCTTCAACGAGTCGATGGGCGACCAGCGGCCGCCCGAGGCGCTGACCGGGTGCGACCTGAGCGGCGCCGAGCACGTCATCGACGTCGGCGGCGGCAACGGGGTGCTGCTGGAAGCACTGCTCACCGAACACCCCGGGCTGCGGGGAACGCTCGTCGAGCTGCCCGACGCCTGCCGGCTCGCCACGGAGCGGTTCACCGCCGCCGGAGTGGCCGACCGTGCCGAGGTGGTGGCGGGGAGCTTCTTCGACGGCGTACCGGCCGGGGGTGATGTCTATGTTCTTGCCCGCGTGCTGCACAACTGGGCCGACGAGCGCGCCCACGAGATCCTGCGCAACTGCCGCGCGGCGATGGCGACCGGCGCGCGCCTGATCGTGCTGGAGGAGTTCACGCCCGGCTTCGTGGACCTGCTGATGCTGGTCACGATGGAGGGCCGGGACCGGACGGCCGACGAATACGGCGAGCTGCTCGGCAAGGCCGGATTCGAGGTCACCGCGGTCCGCGACGGAGTCTTGGAGGCACGAGCGGCATGA
- a CDS encoding DUF3050 domain-containing protein yields MSRYDWGKTHPGITRLEEAVSESRERVITHPLYAALDNHAAIVTFMEHHVYAVWDFMSLLKSLQRSLTCVEVPWVPSGSTESRRLINDITLVEESDELNGGFISHFELYVGGMGEAGADNSVIKNFIELIRARKSVSDALDEAGVPEVSAEFVRTTFDFIQTMPVHCQAAAFAFGREDLIPDMFQQVITVNQDGGKLDTFVDYLARHIEVDGEQHTPMAMAMVADLCGDDDAKWHEAADAVNLALAARVKLWTGIHNAIKAN; encoded by the coding sequence ATGTCGCGCTATGACTGGGGCAAGACCCACCCCGGCATCACCCGGCTCGAAGAGGCGGTCAGCGAATCGCGCGAGCGAGTCATCACGCACCCGCTCTACGCCGCACTCGACAACCACGCCGCGATCGTCACCTTCATGGAGCACCACGTCTACGCGGTGTGGGACTTCATGTCGCTGCTGAAGTCGCTGCAGCGCAGCCTCACCTGCGTCGAGGTGCCGTGGGTGCCGAGCGGTTCGACGGAGTCGCGCCGGCTCATCAACGACATCACGCTGGTCGAGGAGTCCGACGAGCTCAACGGCGGTTTCATCAGCCACTTCGAGCTCTACGTCGGCGGCATGGGCGAGGCCGGTGCCGACAACAGCGTCATCAAGAACTTCATCGAGCTGATCCGCGCCCGCAAGTCCGTCAGCGACGCGCTCGACGAGGCCGGCGTACCCGAGGTCTCGGCGGAGTTCGTGCGGACCACCTTCGACTTCATCCAGACGATGCCCGTGCACTGCCAGGCCGCCGCGTTCGCGTTCGGCCGCGAGGACCTGATCCCGGACATGTTCCAGCAGGTCATCACGGTCAACCAGGACGGCGGCAAGCTCGACACCTTCGTCGACTACCTGGCCCGCCACATCGAGGTCGACGGCGAGCAGCACACGCCGATGGCGATGGCGATGGTCGCCGACCTCTGCGGTGACGACGACGCCAAGTGGCACGAGGCGGCCGACGCGGTCAACCTCGCGCTCGCCGCCCGGGTGAAGCTCTGGACCGGCATCCACAACGCGATCAAGGCCAACTGA
- a CDS encoding phytanoyl-CoA dioxygenase family protein produces MTVFGNIASTFKLTDDEKDLLPTDEDVEFYAEHGWYLSKKIFTDDEVDELVAASERYYDGERDRLLPVRPRRLAYWQPSDGPVQRHNDYVHYEHDGLAALLRKPLLGAVAARLAQADEIRIFQSTLILKPPRPEEPTNIVPWHFDRHYWSSSTSERMLTAFIPFHDCGEEMGTITMVDGSHRWKEIASDDTTVRHFAERDKEDLEEKLRVNADFNNTTVTKIPMIIPKGHMSFHHCRTYHGSAGNHSSNPRRAISLHLQDGGNEYRPFALSDGTIVGYNHDELVRRTPDGRPDYADPEYCPVLWSTTQP; encoded by the coding sequence GTGACTGTCTTCGGAAATATAGCCTCAACATTCAAGCTCACCGATGATGAGAAGGATCTTCTGCCGACCGACGAGGATGTCGAGTTCTACGCGGAACACGGCTGGTACCTGTCGAAGAAGATCTTCACCGACGATGAGGTGGATGAGCTGGTCGCGGCGAGCGAGCGGTATTACGACGGCGAGCGGGACCGCCTCCTGCCGGTACGCCCGCGGCGCCTGGCCTACTGGCAGCCGTCGGACGGTCCCGTGCAGCGCCACAACGACTACGTGCACTACGAGCACGACGGTCTCGCCGCCCTGCTGCGCAAGCCGCTGCTCGGCGCGGTCGCCGCGCGGCTGGCCCAGGCCGACGAGATCCGGATCTTCCAGTCGACGCTGATCCTCAAGCCGCCGCGCCCGGAGGAGCCGACCAACATCGTGCCGTGGCACTTCGACCGGCACTACTGGTCGTCGTCGACCTCCGAGCGCATGCTCACCGCGTTCATCCCCTTCCACGACTGCGGCGAGGAGATGGGCACGATCACGATGGTCGACGGGAGCCACCGCTGGAAGGAGATCGCCAGCGACGACACGACCGTCCGGCACTTCGCGGAGCGCGACAAGGAGGACCTGGAGGAGAAGCTCCGCGTCAACGCGGACTTCAACAACACCACGGTCACCAAGATCCCGATGATCATCCCCAAGGGGCACATGAGCTTCCACCACTGCCGCACCTACCACGGCAGCGCGGGCAACCACAGCTCCAACCCCCGACGGGCGATCTCCCTGCACCTGCAGGACGGCGGGAACGAATACCGCCCGTTCGCCCTGAGCGACGGCACCATCGTCGGCTACAACCACGACGAGTTGGTCCGCCGGACCCCGGACGGCCGCCCTGACTACGCCGATCCCGAGTACTGCCCCGTGCTGTGGTCCACCACCCAGCCGTGA
- the hppD gene encoding 4-hydroxyphenylpyruvate dioxygenase, giving the protein MNILGIDHLEFYVGDARQAAYFLCNAFGFRVTGQGGPQTGLPGQRSLLLRHGDIRIVLTSGLVADHPATIYVGRHGDGVAIIALATDDVAETYTEVVRRGATSVAPPAVFDNGETRVVMATVSGFGDVTHHLVERHGPRSEFLPGAILMNADADAPREGELLEVIDHAAICVPAGEIAATSKYYQEVFDFSEIFEEYIEVGGQGMDSKVVQSPSTEVTFTLIEPDTNRRPGQIDDFLDWHAGAGVQHIAFRTSDIVTAVRTFAEKGVGFLSTPPAYYDALAQRLTDIDLPIDDLRKLGVLVDTDHWGEMYQIFTQSMHVRRTLFLELIERHGALTFGTSNIKALYEAKERELGRSALANATA; this is encoded by the coding sequence ATGAACATTCTCGGGATTGACCATCTTGAGTTCTACGTCGGTGACGCCCGACAAGCGGCGTACTTCCTGTGCAACGCATTTGGATTTCGCGTCACCGGGCAAGGCGGTCCACAGACCGGCCTGCCGGGGCAGCGCTCACTGCTGCTGCGCCACGGCGACATCCGGATAGTGCTCACCTCGGGGCTGGTGGCCGACCACCCCGCGACCATCTATGTCGGACGCCACGGGGACGGCGTCGCGATCATCGCGCTCGCGACGGACGACGTCGCGGAGACCTACACCGAGGTCGTGCGACGGGGCGCCACCTCCGTCGCGCCGCCCGCCGTCTTCGACAACGGCGAGACCAGGGTCGTGATGGCGACCGTCTCCGGTTTCGGCGATGTCACCCACCACCTGGTGGAGCGGCACGGCCCCCGGTCCGAATTCCTCCCCGGTGCCATCCTGATGAACGCCGACGCGGACGCACCGCGCGAGGGCGAACTGCTGGAGGTCATCGACCACGCCGCGATCTGCGTACCCGCCGGTGAGATCGCCGCCACGTCGAAGTACTACCAGGAGGTCTTCGACTTCAGCGAGATCTTCGAGGAGTACATCGAGGTCGGCGGCCAGGGGATGGACTCCAAGGTGGTCCAGAGCCCGTCGACCGAGGTGACCTTCACCCTCATCGAGCCCGACACGAACCGCCGCCCCGGCCAGATCGACGACTTCCTCGACTGGCACGCGGGCGCCGGTGTGCAGCACATCGCGTTCCGGACCAGCGACATCGTGACCGCGGTGCGGACCTTCGCCGAGAAGGGCGTCGGCTTCCTCAGCACCCCGCCGGCCTACTACGACGCGCTGGCCCAGCGCCTCACCGACATCGACCTGCCGATCGACGATCTGCGCAAGCTCGGCGTACTCGTGGACACCGACCACTGGGGCGAGATGTACCAGATCTTCACCCAGTCGATGCACGTCCGCCGGACGCTCTTCCTCGAGCTGATCGAGCGGCACGGTGCGCTCACCTTCGGCACCAGCAACATCAAGGCCCTCTACGAAGCCAAGGAACGCGAGCTGGGCCGCTCCGCACTCGCCAACGCCACCGCCTGA
- a CDS encoding beta-ketoacyl-[acyl-carrier-protein] synthase family protein — protein MNRPDIVVTGIGLVTSVGQSPTEVFDAICHGKSGIVVPSEDHSAYGVLEVMGQGPAIDPASVMPGPEARTIDRYIVMALVAAGHAIADSGIEAGVNVDPYRIATIVSGTGGLAAFENQVVLRTQKGRMGVSPYLLPGMLPNMGTARVAIKYGFRGYSSSIGTACAAGAQSIGEGMRILRSGEADVVVCGCAEAPLFPTLGDTFGNARALAKGWADDPTGASRPFDLRRNGLVLAEGAGVVVLETAEHADARGAAAYATLHGWGATTDAHHPTTPRPDGAAAAECMRLALRDAGVDPGEIEYLNAHGTSTKLGDAAESLAIRSVFGDRTPAVSSNKGITGHMLGASGAVEAAATIMSVGRGILPHTHNLVDPDPACDVDLIQAEPRKRRIELALSNSFGFGGHNVSLIIGHPRSRLSRFADGDLAGS, from the coding sequence ATGAACCGGCCGGACATCGTCGTCACCGGAATCGGGCTGGTCACCTCCGTCGGCCAGAGCCCGACCGAGGTCTTCGACGCGATCTGCCACGGCAAGTCGGGCATCGTCGTGCCGTCGGAGGACCACTCGGCCTACGGCGTGCTGGAGGTCATGGGCCAGGGGCCGGCGATCGACCCGGCGAGCGTCATGCCGGGGCCGGAGGCCCGCACCATCGACCGCTACATCGTGATGGCGCTCGTCGCCGCCGGACACGCGATCGCCGACTCCGGGATCGAGGCCGGCGTCAACGTCGACCCCTACCGGATCGCCACGATCGTCTCCGGCACCGGCGGTCTCGCCGCCTTCGAGAACCAGGTCGTGCTGCGGACGCAGAAGGGCCGGATGGGCGTCAGCCCCTACCTGCTGCCCGGCATGCTGCCGAACATGGGTACGGCCCGGGTCGCCATCAAGTACGGCTTCCGGGGCTACAGCTCCTCGATCGGCACCGCCTGCGCGGCCGGGGCCCAGTCGATCGGCGAGGGGATGCGGATCCTGCGCTCCGGCGAGGCCGACGTGGTCGTCTGCGGCTGCGCCGAGGCACCGCTCTTCCCGACGCTCGGCGACACCTTCGGCAACGCGAGGGCGCTGGCGAAGGGCTGGGCGGACGACCCGACCGGCGCCAGCCGCCCCTTCGACCTGCGCCGCAACGGCCTCGTGCTCGCCGAGGGCGCGGGCGTGGTGGTCCTGGAGACGGCGGAGCACGCCGACGCCCGGGGCGCCGCCGCTTACGCCACGCTGCACGGCTGGGGTGCCACCACCGACGCGCACCACCCGACGACGCCTCGCCCCGACGGCGCGGCGGCGGCGGAGTGCATGCGGCTGGCGCTGCGCGACGCGGGGGTGGATCCGGGCGAGATCGAGTACCTCAACGCCCACGGCACGAGCACGAAGCTCGGGGACGCGGCCGAGTCGCTCGCGATCCGCTCGGTCTTCGGCGATCGGACCCCGGCGGTGAGCTCCAACAAGGGGATCACCGGGCACATGCTCGGCGCCTCCGGGGCGGTGGAGGCGGCCGCGACGATCATGTCGGTCGGGCGGGGCATCCTGCCGCACACGCACAACCTGGTGGACCCGGATCCGGCCTGCGATGTCGACCTTATTCAGGCGGAACCGCGAAAGAGACGGATTGAACTTGCATTGTCCAATTCTTTCGGATTTGGCGGTCACAATGTGAGTTTGATCATCGGCCATCCGAGGTCTCGACTCAGCCGTTTCGCCGATGGAGACCTAGCCGGAAGTTAG
- a CDS encoding class I adenylate-forming enzyme family protein, whose amino-acid sequence MTTRNIRAILAADPELGAGNVVTRLLEHGEDPDGLGLTFDTDVDGHPAWQPLTLGRLDERVRARAAWYHQRGVRMRDPIAVWTTSAADVILNFMALNRLGAIPALLNGNLPAETAAEYIRRLRTSGVVVDARHAELLAGRDLGAPILGDVTEIGLADPADAPPTYRHHPDDPISITHSSGTTGMPKAIVHSHTSLFAATRRIRLSGPRAQGTERVLCALPAPHTAGILSVNQALCNRAELVFISSQRGPDVLAAIESWHPTGVFGFAVTWADMARFDLSKHDMDSVALWFNTGDCAHEAHIRPLVNVGSHNTVTREGVVRVAGSTFIDGIGSTEMGHSAFHIAHTKDSNRYQRCIGKPHVFADTAVLDPDGNPVPPGQVGHLGLKSPTLMLGCWNDSVTTFRTRLKGYYLTGDLVYTDTDGYYYHVDRAADSVELGNGAWLHTSWTEERVLATLPDVVDCTVVSGRIDGEVVTDVLLILRPDADPDADRSAEVRAALGEKAVHTLRDITIVPDSDIPTGATGKVRKLVLRERAAADAGSR is encoded by the coding sequence GTGACCACACGCAACATCAGAGCGATCCTCGCCGCGGACCCGGAACTCGGTGCGGGCAACGTCGTGACCCGGCTGCTGGAGCACGGGGAGGACCCCGACGGTCTCGGCCTCACCTTCGACACCGACGTGGACGGCCACCCGGCCTGGCAGCCGCTGACCCTGGGCCGGCTCGACGAGCGGGTACGCGCCCGCGCCGCCTGGTACCACCAGCGCGGGGTGCGCATGCGCGACCCGATCGCGGTGTGGACCACCTCGGCCGCCGACGTGATCCTCAACTTCATGGCGCTCAACCGCCTCGGTGCCATCCCGGCGCTGCTCAACGGCAATCTCCCGGCCGAGACGGCAGCGGAGTACATCCGGCGGCTGCGCACCTCGGGTGTCGTGGTCGACGCCCGCCACGCGGAGCTGCTCGCGGGCCGCGACCTCGGTGCCCCGATCCTCGGCGACGTCACCGAGATCGGCCTCGCCGACCCGGCCGACGCGCCGCCCACCTACCGCCACCACCCGGACGACCCGATCTCGATCACCCACTCCTCGGGGACGACGGGCATGCCGAAGGCGATCGTCCACTCGCACACCAGCCTCTTCGCGGCGACCCGCCGGATCCGGCTCTCCGGACCCCGGGCCCAGGGCACCGAGCGGGTCCTCTGCGCGCTGCCGGCCCCGCACACCGCCGGCATCCTCTCGGTCAACCAGGCGCTCTGCAACCGCGCCGAGCTCGTCTTCATCTCCTCGCAGCGCGGGCCGGACGTGCTCGCCGCGATCGAGAGCTGGCACCCGACCGGTGTCTTCGGCTTCGCCGTGACCTGGGCGGACATGGCCCGCTTCGACCTCAGCAAGCACGACATGGACTCGGTCGCGCTGTGGTTCAACACCGGTGACTGCGCGCACGAGGCGCACATCCGCCCGCTGGTCAACGTCGGCAGCCACAACACGGTGACCCGCGAGGGCGTCGTCCGGGTGGCCGGGTCGACCTTCATCGACGGGATCGGCTCGACCGAGATGGGCCACTCGGCCTTCCACATCGCGCACACCAAGGACTCCAACCGCTACCAGCGCTGCATCGGCAAGCCGCACGTCTTCGCCGACACCGCCGTGCTCGACCCGGACGGCAACCCGGTCCCGCCCGGCCAGGTCGGCCACCTCGGCCTCAAGTCGCCGACGCTGATGCTGGGCTGCTGGAACGACTCGGTGACGACCTTCCGCACCCGGCTCAAGGGCTACTACCTCACCGGCGACCTCGTCTACACCGACACCGACGGCTACTACTACCACGTGGACCGGGCGGCGGACTCCGTCGAGCTCGGCAACGGGGCGTGGCTGCACACGTCGTGGACCGAGGAGCGGGTGCTCGCGACCCTGCCCGATGTCGTGGACTGCACCGTCGTCTCCGGCCGGATCGACGGCGAGGTGGTCACGGACGTGCTGCTGATCCTGCGCCCCGATGCCGACCCCGACGCCGACCGCTCAGCGGAGGTCCGCGCGGCGCTCGGCGAGAAGGCCGTGCACACGCTGCGCGACATCACGATCGTGCCGGACAGCGACATCCCGACCGGCGCCACCGGCAAGGTGCGCAAGCTGGTGCTGCGCGAGCGCGCCGCCGCCGATGCGGGCTCGCGATGA